The proteins below come from a single Mytilus edulis chromosome 5, xbMytEdul2.2, whole genome shotgun sequence genomic window:
- the LOC139523804 gene encoding elastin-like — MNYYGGPGAEKNGIPPGGYYPGASYGLQQQAALAHGHPQAAGMTPGLAQHPGLAPGHGQQTTVPSYGTPVSSHSYTGYTGMAPGQSIYTTTGYSIPQGYPSAMNGSAGLTSMGAFYSTPHMSALPYSTLQPIPQATPSIPSVASLPSVPAVPHIPSIQQTQSGYPASHRQHQLSSAYLSEQAAKQAGYPIGSNPMMHPGMSSASVPGMPHGYPAGGAVPGMGYPNPSLTNAYAGMPGVRVAPHTGQPYGPRY, encoded by the coding sequence ATGAACTACTATGGTGGTCCAGGAGCAGAAAAGAATGGTATCCCTCCAGGCGGTTATTATCCTGGTGCTAGCTATGGACTACAACAGCAAGCTGCTTTAGCTCATGGGCATCCACAAGCAGCTGGTATGACCCCTGGACTAGCACAGCATCCCGGTCTGGCTCCAGGTCATGGACAGCAAACCACTGTTCCATCATATGGAACACCTGTATCATCTCATTCTTACACAGGTTATACAGGAATGGCGCCAGGACAGTCCATCTACACAACAACAGGATATTCTATACCCCAAGGATATCCTTCAGCAATGAATGGTTCTGCAGGCTTGACCAGCATGGGAGCATTCTATTCTACACCACACATGTCAGCTTTACCCTATTCTACTCTACAGCCAATTCCCCAAGCAACACCTTCTATACCCTCCGTGGCATCTCTACCATCAGTTCCAGCCGTGCCACATATACCGTCAATACAGCAAACACAGAGTGGTTATCCTGCAAGTCACCGACAGCATCAGTTGTCGTCAGCTTACCTGTCTGAACAGGCGGCTAAACAGGCCGGCTATCCAATAGGCAGCAATCCAATGATGCATCCAGGCATGTCTTCTGCGTCAGTACCAGGCATGCCACACGGATACCCAGCAGGAGGTGCAGTCCCAGGAATGGGTTATCCCAACCCGTCGTTAACGAACGCCTACGCAGGAATGCCTGGTGTCAGAGTGGCACCTCATACAGGCCAGCCATATGGACCAAGATACTGA
- the LOC139523805 gene encoding uncharacterized protein → MKSGINSAQEELDQAIFWINDHHGFNFVRNQLQSLKINEIVEALYKVTTATYVTAIPEDFLEATGQTEFIPKIKYTQCDYKILGMNNGSYLKRSKKDKSHLVVFGEDNSESQDDCFFPINGGVRVAPVKRSEEDSRGIFKVKTGYQVKMKLSLMNGSVGFGWIRKSFIHGAKKWGFYFLSSKDAQKVIGEASSAHEIDNFADFTNFYDDAHVTTEEENTSMHQIISTCIEDSEDLIVF, encoded by the exons ATGAAATCAGGTATTAACAGTGCACAGGAAGAACTGGACCAGGCTATTTTCTggatcaatgaccaccatgg ATTTAACTTTGTAAGAAATCAGCTGCAGTCACTAAAGATTAATGAAATAGTTGAGGCATTATATAAGGTAACGACAGCAACATATGTTACCGCAATACCTGAG gaCTTTTTAGAAGCAACAGGACAAACAGAGTTCATACCTAAGATCAAATACACTCAATGTGACTACAAGATCTTAGGTATGAACAACGGATCATACCTTAaaaggtcaaagaaagacaaatcCCACCTAGTTGTCTTCGGGGAAGATAACTCTGAAAGTCAAG ATGATTGTTTCTTTCCAATAAATGGAGGTGTTCGTGTAGCACCAGTTAAACGAAGCGAGGAAGACAGTAGGggtatttttaaagttaaaacag GTTACCAAGTGAAGATGAAGCTATCTCTTATGAATGGAAGTGTTGGCTTCGGTTGGATAAGGAAAAGCTTTATCCATGGAGCCAAAAAATGGGGCTTCTATTTTCTATCATCAAAGGATGCTCAAAAAGTGATTGGTGAAGCATCCAGTGCTCACGAAATCGACAATTTTGCTGATTTTACCAATTTTTACGATGATGCCCATGTCACAACAGAAGAAGAAAATACGTCTATGCACCAAATAATTTCAACTTGCATAGAAGACTCTGAAGACCtaattgttttttaa